The genome window TCAGAAGGCACAAGGCCAGTTTCCAGCAGCGCGCCGGCTATCAAGTCAGCCGGGCTCTTGATTTTTGCACCGATAAACTGGGTTTCAAAAAAGTGACTGCTGCCCAGCAAGGTTCGCAATACGGGCGCAATCTGAAAATTGCTCTCGCGAAAAATCGTTGCCAGTTCCCGCACGATCTCAAGATCAGGCTCATCATACACAAACTCCCGGTAGAGCTGCGCACAAATGAATTCGGCAATTTGAAACGGACGCTCATTGAAGAGGACATCGTTTACGCCTTCATAGTCAAAGTCGCCGGTACGCCCCATGATGACCTTCTGGCCCTCATCAAACTCTTTATTGAACAGCTCGGCAGCAATGGTATCCCGGTTCACAAACCACCCGGTCAGGGCGCGGGCAACTTCTTCGACGTCGGTTTGGCTGTAGTTTTCATTACCATAGCTATCCACCGGACCCATGGTAAAAAGCTCCAACAGTTCGCGCGCGTAATTCTCGTTGGGAGAATTTTTTTCATTGGTGTTGCCATTGAGATAAATCAGCATCGCCGGCGTCAGACCCATCTCTTTAACAAAAGCCTTAAAATCACCCAGTGCGTTATTGCGAATGATGCGCAAATACCGGTAGGCATAGACCCCCAGTTCGTATACCTCAAGCTCTGTTACAAAATGATTATGCCAGAACAGGGTCATACGTTCGCGGAGCCCTCCCGATCGGAACAGCTCGAGCATTTGGGTGCTCAATTCTGCGAGCCAGAGTACATTGTTTTGGTTGTACGCACGCACCACTTCAGACGGCTCTACGCTTCTGTCGGGCTGGGGCTGATTGGCCCACGAAGGTTCAGCCGGCAGCGGATTTGCGTTTGAATCCGTGGCAAAGGTCAGCAAGTCATCAACCACGGCTGCGGCCGTCTGGCCGGCATAGGTGTTAACGGTTTCCGGATCTGCACCAAAACTAGCGCGACGGAGCAAGTGGGCCACTTCCCGCCGGCTCAGGGCAGGCACGTAAGGCTCAAGTCCAGGTTTTACTTGCACGGGTTTTGTAGACATCAAATTGCGGGATCGGGTATTGCTTTTCAGGCATCACGTTAGGAAAACAATGAGAAGCAGTCCGATGATGGAAGCGTTAGCGGGTATGTGTCACGTTTCTTTGACAACACACCTGTTTAGAGAGAACACATCAGTGCTACTACACTGAATGGAGGACATCGGGGGATGGGCTTGCATTTGTAGGCGCGAAGCCAACAAAACAAAAGATGGGGATGTCAGATACTTTTTCAAGAATAGTGCCAACAGGAAAATACCCGGTTTTGCGTTTTTCAGGGGATATTGTGATCAAATGCCCCTTTCCATTCTCAAATCAATACACGATTATCCTGTTAAACCCCGAGTTTTTATAGTTAAGTAATCGGGTAACTACTGCAATATTCAAGCAAAAAGCCTGCGTCTCCCGCGCTTGTGCATAGATCGCTTTGGCTTAAATGGAAGTCACTTGCACGCGCAGGGCAGCGTCTACTGTAGGCGCTACAAGTATATTATGAGCCGGCTTTTTCCGGTGTGGGTGCCATGGTTTTTTCCAGGCTATACTTTTCAATGCGGTGATACACGGCAAGTGCTTGCTGGTAAAGGGCTGGATCTACCTCTCGATCAAACTGCTCAGCCATTTGTTTTTTTACTGCTGCACGCTGTATCTCTTTGTCAGATTGTAGCTTTTCAGAGCCGCGCAGCTCCTGCATGTCAGCGTCATCGTAGCCAAAAAGGCCAAAGTTGGTATCATAGCGCTTGTTCACGGCGCGAATAACAAGGTCGAGTTGCCGCGTAGTCAGGTGAAAAGGGCTGACAACCATTGAGGCCGCATACGGCTCTATTTTCTCGTAGAAATGAATATATCCTCGCACAGCCTGTGTAAGTGACACATATGGCCACCGGCTCACAAGTGAAATGGCAGCGCCTTTGGGTTCGCGAATCGTAATCAGCGTAGGGATTTTCTGCTGTGCAGCCTTGATGATTTGTGCCGGCGAATGCAGATGGTGCGCAAGCCGCACAGGTGTTGGCTGGCTCCGTTTAAAGGCCACCGTCGCAAAGCTGTTGCCCGATCCCTGAAAACCGTCAATAACAAAAACGGTCGTATCATCAACCGCACATTCCCGCACGTCGATGATGCCTTTGTTTTTGTGCTTCGTCCACCAGATCACCGGTTTATGTAGCACCGCCAGCATAGGCTCGCGCGCTACTACAGACCGCACCTCGAACTTAAACTGGAGAAGCAGACGTTTCAGCGATGGCAATGGCATTGGGATCTCCGATAACTTTTCTAATTTGATGATCTATTTGCTTCACGATGTTTTCGATGGCAAACCGCTGGAAAGCAT of Bacteroidota bacterium contains these proteins:
- a CDS encoding DUF1800 domain-containing protein; this translates as MSTKPVQVKPGLEPYVPALSRREVAHLLRRASFGADPETVNTYAGQTAAAVVDDLLTFATDSNANPLPAEPSWANQPQPDRSVEPSEVVRAYNQNNVLWLAELSTQMLELFRSGGLRERMTLFWHNHFVTELEVYELGVYAYRYLRIIRNNALGDFKAFVKEMGLTPAMLIYLNGNTNEKNSPNENYARELLELFTMGPVDSYGNENYSQTDVEEVARALTGWFVNRDTIAAELFNKEFDEGQKVIMGRTGDFDYEGVNDVLFNERPFQIAEFICAQLYREFVYDEPDLEIVRELATIFRESNFQIAPVLRTLLGSSHFFETQFIGAKIKSPADLIAGALLETGLVPSEDILTFMADLSKGLDQEMLDPPDVSGWPGHRAWISTNSLPARWSFADFLLYNGRNNQSIDLTSIAALLPDADDAQAAFKLPLSIAEHFLAVPLD